A genomic region of Micromonospora sp. NBRC 110009 contains the following coding sequences:
- a CDS encoding roadblock/LC7 domain-containing protein, which yields MTHAYPRSGTATPGQGVPDCAWLIRQFAEDVPGVTHAMLVSLDGLQLAASRTVDRDLGDQLSALTAGLLSMADRSAALLELGASEYLTVRLPRGHLLFMRVGESAGLAVAAAPGCDLRVVSYRMTQFVSAVWHALTPAVRHELHRMTASQSR from the coding sequence ATGACCCACGCATACCCCCGCAGCGGTACGGCGACCCCGGGCCAGGGGGTGCCGGACTGTGCCTGGCTGATCCGTCAATTCGCCGAGGACGTGCCCGGGGTCACCCACGCGATGCTGGTGTCGCTGGACGGTCTCCAACTCGCCGCCTCCCGCACCGTCGACCGGGACCTCGGCGACCAGCTCTCCGCGCTGACCGCGGGGCTGCTGAGCATGGCCGACCGCAGCGCGGCCCTGCTGGAGCTCGGCGCCTCCGAGTATCTGACCGTCCGGCTGCCGCGCGGGCACCTGCTGTTCATGCGGGTCGGCGAGTCGGCGGGGCTCGCGGTGGCCGCCGCCCCCGGCTGCGACCTGCGGGTCGTGTCCTACCGGATGACGCAGTTCGTCAGCGCGGTGTGGCACGCCCTCACCCCGGCCGTCCGCCACGAGCTGCATCGGATGACCGCCAGTCAGTCCCGCTGA
- a CDS encoding sensor histidine kinase — translation MRSTDITPAASAGHRRATWRQRAARWLDPTVAQWDVTPPETPEPPPPTPEEPPPSPWPAICEQFAMRIMASAYQMGSHLEAVEADEQDPDRLERLYRIDHANTRIRRHAENLQVLLGRRVEDADPQTVTLVDVIRAASSAIEHYPRIQVGHVLDLAVLEFAADDVIRVLTELLDNAARFSPPTAPVIVSAFITEDGSVLLRIEDAGVGIHPDHLTQLNALLGGRPITPVTLDPAAHLGLAVVAHLAVAQRLRVTLTNRPSGGTTATVFVPGALLCEIPAAPGPDPSGAPAPASAWRSPPGPGPAGAPVPPPAWPPPPAGGGTHLRSTQMAAAQDSTNSPTMPLTTLRGPAPAKQSSGGLPQRVPGSVRDQVPAMPPPPADAGPGSPPEAWPDETAAFAAGVSDALTTSDEGQQR, via the coding sequence GTGAGAAGCACCGACATCACCCCAGCAGCCTCGGCGGGCCACCGCCGGGCGACCTGGCGGCAGCGGGCGGCGCGCTGGTTGGATCCGACGGTTGCTCAGTGGGACGTCACTCCACCGGAGACGCCCGAGCCGCCACCGCCGACGCCCGAGGAGCCGCCGCCCAGTCCCTGGCCGGCGATCTGCGAGCAGTTCGCGATGCGGATCATGGCCTCCGCCTACCAGATGGGCTCCCACCTGGAGGCGGTCGAGGCCGACGAGCAGGACCCCGACCGGTTGGAGCGGCTCTACCGGATCGACCACGCCAACACCCGGATCCGGCGGCACGCGGAGAACCTCCAGGTACTGCTGGGCCGCCGCGTCGAGGACGCCGACCCGCAGACCGTGACCCTGGTGGACGTCATCCGGGCCGCCAGCTCGGCCATCGAGCACTACCCCCGCATCCAGGTGGGCCACGTGCTGGACCTCGCGGTCCTCGAGTTCGCCGCCGACGACGTGATCCGGGTGCTCACCGAACTGCTGGACAACGCCGCCCGGTTCTCCCCGCCCACCGCCCCGGTGATCGTGTCGGCGTTCATCACCGAGGACGGCAGCGTCCTGCTGCGGATCGAGGACGCCGGGGTGGGCATCCACCCCGATCACCTGACCCAGCTCAACGCCCTGCTCGGCGGCCGGCCGATCACGCCGGTCACCCTCGACCCGGCGGCCCACCTCGGGCTCGCCGTGGTGGCCCACCTGGCCGTCGCGCAACGGCTCCGGGTCACCCTCACCAACCGGCCCTCCGGCGGCACCACGGCAACCGTGTTCGTCCCCGGCGCGCTGCTCTGCGAGATCCCCGCGGCGCCGGGGCCGGACCCGTCCGGTGCGCCCGCTCCAGCCTCGGCCTGGCGGTCACCGCCCGGTCCGGGTCCGGCCGGCGCACCCGTCCCGCCCCCGGCCTGGCCGCCCCCGCCGGCCGGGGGCGGGACCCACCTCAGGAGCACCCAGATGGCCGCGGCCCAGGACAGCACCAACTCGCCGACCATGCCCCTGACCACGCTGCGCGGCCCGGCCCCCGCGAAGCAGTCGTCCGGCGGCCTGCCCCAGCGGGTGCCGGGAAGCGTCCGTGACCAGGTCCCGGCGATGCCGCCGCCCCCGGCCGACGCCGGCCCCGGATCCCCACCCGAGGCGTGGCCGGACGAGACGGCGGCCTTCGCCGCCGGCGTCAGCGACGCCCTGACCACCAGCGACGAAGGACAGCAGCGATGA
- a CDS encoding GTP-binding protein, whose amino-acid sequence MASASLPDTPVLTSAKIVIAGGFGVGKTTCVGSISEIPPINTEAWMTAASETVDRMDPGIDKKTTTVAMDFGRLTIGPDLVLYLFGTPGQPRFWPMWDDLCRGAVGALVLADTRNLAASFPAINYFEQDSDVPFVVCVNLFDGALHHPLDEVREALALAAGVPLVACDARDPSSVARALLAVVEHTMSRTARPTAGPLTAR is encoded by the coding sequence ATGGCCTCCGCAAGCTTGCCTGACACCCCGGTGCTGACCTCGGCGAAGATCGTCATCGCCGGCGGCTTCGGCGTCGGCAAGACCACCTGCGTCGGGTCCATCTCGGAGATCCCGCCGATCAACACCGAGGCGTGGATGACCGCGGCCAGCGAGACCGTCGACCGGATGGACCCGGGGATCGACAAGAAGACCACCACCGTGGCGATGGACTTCGGCCGGCTGACCATCGGTCCCGACCTCGTGCTCTACCTGTTCGGCACGCCGGGCCAGCCCCGGTTCTGGCCAATGTGGGACGACCTGTGCCGGGGCGCGGTCGGCGCGCTGGTGCTCGCCGACACCCGGAACCTGGCCGCCTCGTTCCCGGCGATCAACTACTTCGAGCAGGACAGCGACGTGCCGTTCGTGGTCTGCGTGAACCTCTTCGACGGGGCGCTGCACCACCCGCTCGACGAGGTCCGCGAAGCGCTCGCCCTCGCCGCCGGCGTACCCCTGGTCGCCTGCGACGCCCGCGACCCGTCGTCGGTGGCCCGGGCGCTGCTGGCCGTCGTGGAACACACCATGTCCCGCACCGCTCGGCCCACCGCGGGCCCGCTCACGGCGCGGTAG
- a CDS encoding DUF742 domain-containing protein, which produces MPMRYWKVRPYVLTAGRTRTRQPLLVHTLVSVPYYDAVFASGLLPEARSLYEQARRTARSVAELSAVCGMSLGVTRVVVDDLAATDRLLVHTDHDNVDFRLLERLRDGLRKLA; this is translated from the coding sequence ATGCCGATGAGGTACTGGAAGGTGCGGCCGTACGTGCTGACCGCCGGTCGGACGCGCACCCGGCAGCCGTTGCTGGTGCACACCCTGGTGTCCGTGCCCTACTACGACGCCGTGTTCGCCTCCGGGCTGCTGCCCGAGGCCCGGTCCCTGTACGAACAGGCCCGCCGGACGGCGCGCTCCGTCGCCGAACTCTCCGCGGTCTGCGGGATGTCGCTGGGGGTCACCCGGGTGGTCGTCGACGACCTGGCCGCCACCGACCGGCTGCTCGTCCACACCGACCACGACAACGTCGACTTCCGCCTCCTGGAGAGACTGCGCGATGGCCTCCGCAAGCTTGCCTGA
- a CDS encoding glycoside hydrolase family 38 N-terminal domain-containing protein, translating into MTTEIIVVPHTHWDREWYEPFQRFRLRLVALLDEVFDRMARDERQRFTLDGQLAAVDDYLEVRPERREQVEALVRAGRLAIGPWQILLDEFLCSGENIVRNLERGLARSATLGGAMPVGYLPDMFGHIAQMPQLLAGAGLAHACVFRGVPDRVRSHSFAWRSPDGTAIRTEYLPGGYGNAAGLMDDPRLVTRRAVDLAERLRGWRATDDGTPVLAMYGTDHAAPAPDAPDRLAAAAVDGVRLRLGTLAEYFATQPTTVDGLPVVAGELRSHARANILPGVISVRAHLKQAMGRAERRVERYAEPLAALFHDPSVQRFLDMAWTRLIDASCHDSVTGCGCDETAEQVAARLAEADQLGRAVCDLVGARLAAAVPRDGYLLFNPTPAARTALVRLDVEAPADGPVGLVDADGTVAPAQVLDRARTVLADDVVPAAELPAILTRVHGTELYGQEITAWSVSPADATLTFEVARHGDPTFDVEDVRLALADAAGPDRWRVRIVAAPRATVAALVTAPPLGLAAVRPVALPADAPALPAPVTVTDRTVDNGLLRVEVAEDGTLGLSTPDGVRVDGVGRIVDGGDVGDSYNYAPPAADELIDKPRAVRTVVVHDGPVLAVLDVVREYRWPVGADVDAGSRRVDREATVVTTRVEVRAGERFARLRLSFDNRCDDHRVRLHLPLPAPAAASYAEGQFAVVERGLTAEGGGGEVPLPTFPANGFVAAGGPEGSLGVLLTQPTEYELVDAGRELAVTVLRSIGMLSRNRHALRDEPAGPQLPTPLAQCRGERSVDLAVLPYRGDWDPAGVATAAEAYRHGLLAFPGNGDPAAGLPAPVTGLTVDGDGVTLTSVRDRDGRVELRVVASRDTTAVVGAGRDVRGAWRADLLGRPGDPLPVDGGLVRLPLRAWQIATVQLDLTD; encoded by the coding sequence GTGACGACCGAGATCATCGTGGTGCCGCACACCCACTGGGACCGGGAGTGGTACGAGCCGTTCCAGCGGTTCCGGCTGCGGCTGGTGGCGCTGCTCGACGAGGTGTTCGACCGGATGGCGCGGGACGAGCGGCAGCGGTTCACCCTGGACGGCCAGCTGGCCGCGGTCGACGACTACCTGGAGGTGCGGCCCGAGCGCCGGGAGCAGGTGGAGGCACTGGTCCGGGCCGGGCGGCTGGCGATCGGGCCGTGGCAGATCCTGCTGGACGAGTTCCTCTGCTCCGGCGAGAACATCGTCCGCAACCTGGAGCGCGGGCTGGCCCGCAGCGCGACCCTGGGTGGGGCGATGCCGGTCGGCTACCTGCCCGACATGTTCGGCCACATCGCGCAGATGCCGCAGCTCCTGGCCGGCGCGGGGCTGGCCCACGCCTGCGTGTTCCGGGGCGTGCCGGACCGGGTGCGCTCGCACAGCTTCGCCTGGCGCTCCCCGGACGGCACCGCGATCCGCACCGAGTACCTGCCGGGTGGCTACGGCAACGCCGCCGGGCTGATGGACGACCCGCGGCTGGTCACCCGCCGGGCCGTTGACCTGGCCGAGCGGCTGCGGGGCTGGCGGGCGACGGACGACGGCACGCCCGTGCTGGCGATGTACGGCACGGACCACGCGGCGCCGGCACCGGACGCCCCGGACCGACTCGCCGCCGCCGCGGTGGACGGGGTACGCCTGCGGCTCGGCACCCTGGCGGAGTACTTCGCCACCCAGCCGACCACGGTGGACGGGCTGCCCGTGGTGGCCGGCGAGCTGCGCTCGCACGCCCGGGCCAACATCCTGCCCGGCGTGATCTCCGTGCGCGCCCACCTGAAGCAGGCGATGGGGCGGGCCGAGCGACGGGTGGAGCGGTACGCCGAACCCCTCGCCGCGCTCTTCCACGACCCGTCCGTGCAGCGGTTCCTGGACATGGCCTGGACCCGGCTGATCGACGCGAGCTGCCACGACTCGGTGACCGGGTGCGGCTGCGACGAGACCGCCGAGCAGGTGGCCGCCCGGCTCGCCGAGGCGGACCAGCTCGGGCGGGCGGTCTGCGACCTGGTCGGGGCGCGGCTCGCCGCCGCGGTGCCGCGCGACGGGTACCTGCTGTTCAACCCGACCCCGGCCGCCCGCACCGCCCTCGTCCGCCTCGACGTCGAGGCGCCCGCGGACGGGCCGGTCGGCCTGGTCGACGCCGACGGGACGGTCGCCCCCGCCCAGGTCCTCGACCGGGCCCGGACGGTGCTCGCCGACGACGTGGTGCCGGCGGCCGAGCTGCCGGCGATCCTCACCCGGGTGCACGGGACCGAGCTGTACGGGCAGGAGATCACCGCCTGGTCGGTGTCGCCCGCCGACGCCACCCTCACCTTCGAGGTGGCGCGGCACGGCGACCCGACGTTCGACGTCGAGGACGTGCGGCTGGCGCTCGCCGACGCGGCCGGCCCGGACCGCTGGCGGGTACGCATCGTCGCCGCCCCGCGGGCGACCGTCGCCGCGCTGGTCACCGCGCCGCCGCTCGGCCTGGCCGCGGTCCGCCCGGTGGCGCTGCCGGCGGACGCGCCGGCGCTGCCGGCGCCGGTCACGGTGACCGACCGGACCGTCGACAACGGCCTGCTCCGCGTCGAGGTGGCCGAGGACGGCACGCTGGGGCTGTCCACCCCGGACGGGGTGCGCGTCGACGGGGTCGGCCGGATCGTCGACGGCGGCGACGTGGGCGACAGCTACAACTACGCCCCGCCGGCCGCCGACGAGCTGATCGACAAGCCCCGCGCGGTGCGGACCGTGGTGGTGCACGACGGCCCGGTGCTCGCCGTGCTCGACGTGGTCCGCGAGTACCGCTGGCCGGTCGGCGCCGACGTGGACGCCGGGTCACGCCGGGTGGACCGGGAGGCGACCGTGGTGACCACCCGGGTGGAGGTCCGGGCCGGTGAGCGCTTCGCCCGGCTGCGGCTGAGCTTCGACAACCGCTGCGACGACCACCGGGTACGCCTGCACCTGCCGCTGCCCGCACCGGCGGCCGCGTCGTACGCGGAGGGTCAGTTCGCGGTCGTGGAGCGTGGGTTGACCGCCGAAGGTGGCGGCGGCGAGGTGCCGCTGCCGACGTTCCCGGCCAACGGGTTCGTCGCCGCCGGCGGCCCGGAGGGTTCGCTCGGCGTCCTGTTGACCCAGCCGACCGAGTACGAGCTGGTCGACGCCGGTCGGGAGCTGGCGGTCACCGTGCTGCGCTCGATCGGGATGCTGTCCCGCAACCGGCACGCCCTGCGCGACGAGCCCGCCGGCCCGCAGCTGCCCACTCCGCTCGCGCAGTGCCGGGGCGAACGCAGCGTCGACCTCGCCGTGCTGCCGTACCGGGGTGACTGGGACCCCGCCGGGGTGGCGACGGCGGCCGAGGCGTACCGGCACGGGCTGCTGGCGTTCCCGGGCAACGGCGACCCGGCCGCCGGGCTGCCGGCGCCGGTGACCGGGCTGACCGTCGACGGGGACGGCGTCACCCTGACCAGCGTCCGGGACCGGGACGGGCGGGTCGAGCTGCGGGTGGTGGCGAGCCGCGACACCACGGCTGTCGTCGGCGCCGGCCGCGACGTCCGCGGCGCTTGGCGGGCCGACCTGCTCGGCCGGCCGGGCGACCCGCTCCCGGTCGACGGCGGGCTGGTCCGGCTGCCGCTGCGGGCGTGGCAGATCGCCACGGTCCAGCTCGACCTGACGGACTGA
- a CDS encoding SGNH/GDSL hydrolase family protein, which produces MTVEVPHGGRVLFIGDSITDAGRDRTCGDDLGTGYAMMAAAWFTARHPGHRATFRNRGVSGDRVRDLRARWEQDCLALAPQVVSVLIGVNDTWQRYTRDDPTSAADFARDYRHILAGARRQGARLILVEPFLVPLDDEQRGWRADLDPKVEVVRTLAAEFDATLVAVDDLFQAAEVDDRVWTRDGVHPTPFGHALIAQAWLRAVTPAT; this is translated from the coding sequence ATGACAGTGGAGGTGCCGCACGGCGGCCGGGTGCTTTTCATCGGCGACAGCATCACCGACGCCGGACGGGACCGGACCTGCGGAGACGACCTCGGCACCGGGTACGCGATGATGGCCGCGGCCTGGTTCACCGCCCGGCACCCCGGCCACCGGGCCACCTTCCGCAACCGGGGCGTCAGCGGCGACCGGGTACGCGACCTGCGCGCCCGCTGGGAGCAGGACTGCCTGGCCCTCGCCCCGCAGGTGGTCTCCGTCCTGATCGGCGTCAACGACACCTGGCAGCGCTACACCCGGGACGACCCGACCAGCGCCGCCGACTTCGCCCGCGACTACCGGCATATCCTGGCCGGCGCCCGCCGGCAGGGCGCGCGGCTGATCCTCGTCGAGCCGTTCCTCGTCCCGCTCGACGACGAGCAGCGCGGCTGGCGGGCGGACCTCGACCCGAAGGTCGAGGTGGTTCGCACGCTCGCCGCCGAGTTCGACGCGACGCTGGTCGCGGTGGACGACCTGTTCCAGGCCGCCGAGGTGGACGACCGGGTGTGGACCCGCGACGGCGTGCACCCGACCCCGTTCGGGCACGCGCTGATCGCCCAGGCCTGGCTGCGCGCGGTCACCCCGGCGACCTGA